The Cucurbita pepo subsp. pepo cultivar mu-cu-16 chromosome LG08, ASM280686v2, whole genome shotgun sequence genome contains a region encoding:
- the LOC111799891 gene encoding DNA-directed RNA polymerase V subunit 5A, with translation MEEDGFLGEPNRVELGTCLSSYIDDGTTESHRYYLSRRTVLEMLRDRGYTINPSDIDLTLQQFREIYGQFPDVDRLKLSAAHGADPSKRILVIFCGTGAVKVSAIRNIAGQIVNKETLHGLILIVQNQITNQAMKAVEVFSFKVEIFQITDLLVNITKHALKPNHQVLTEEEKQKLLEQYSIEEKQLPRMLRTDAIARYYGLEKGQIVKVTYDGDMTRSHVTYRCVW, from the exons ATGGAGGAAGATGGGTTTTTGGGAGAACCGAATCGAGTGGAGCTAGGCACTTGCTTAAGTAGCTACATCGACGATGGCACCACTGAGAGCCATAGGTACTATCTTTCTCGCAGAACAGTCCTGGAGATGCTTAGGGACCGAGGCTACACCATCAACCCCTCTGATATCGACCTCACTCTCCAACAATTCCGAGAAATTTACGGCCAGTTCCCCGATGTCGATCGCCTTAAACTATCTGCTGCTCATGGCGCCGATCCCTCCAAAAGA ATTCTTGTAATATTCTGTGGGACTGGTGCAGTAAAGGTTAGTGCTATTCGCAATATTGCGGGCCAAATTGTTAACAAAGAAACTTTGCATGGTCTCATTCTAATTGTgcaaaatcaaattacaaacCAAGCCATGAAAGCAGTTGAGGTCTTTTCGTTCAAGGTTGAAATATTCCAG ATTACTGACTTGCTGGTTAATATCACAAAGCATGCATTAAAGCCAAACCATCAGGTGCTAACggaggaagaaaaacaaaagctttTGGAACAATACAGTATAGAGGAAAAACAG CTTCCTCGTATGCTACGTACGGATGCCATTGCTCGATACTACGGACTCGAGAAGGGGCAGATTGTGAAAGTAACGTATGATGGTGACATGACTAGATCACATGTAACTTACCGTTGTGTCTGGTGA
- the LOC111799890 gene encoding auxin response factor 1-like — protein sequence MSFSAVSSLPPGGPTSGPSSDALYRELWHACAGPLVTLPRQDERVYYFPQGHMEQLEASMHQGLEQQMPSFNLPSKILCKVVNVVLRAEPDTDEVYAQITLLPESNQSEVTSPDPALPEPTRCNVHSFCKTLTASDTSTHGGFSVLRRHADDCLPPLDMSQQPPWQELVASDLHGNQWHFRHIFRGQPRRHLLTTGWSVFVSSKKLVAGDAFIFLRGENGELRVGVRRLMRQLNNMPSSVISSHSMHLGVLATASHAVSTGTLFSVFYKPRTSRSTFLVSLNKYLEAQNHKLSVGMRFKMRFEGEEVPERSFSGTIVGLGDNASPGWANSDWRSLKVQWDEPSSILRPDRVSSWELEPLVASSPLSSLPAQRNKRPRPAVLPSPSADAAVLGGWKPTVESSAFSYTEPQRGRDLYSSPKFSTAASNSLGFNGNNSLGAVSSNAYWSNTSMVENVMDTSSHGAKREPVEKKQNTRNGCRLFGFQLLGNSNVEEASPVSTPKMVGEDRPVPPIDTAFDQHFDPSNIHRSDMPSVSCDADKSCLISPLESQSRQIRSCTKVQMQGIAVGRAVDLTRFNQYDDLLRKLEEMFDIEGELCGSVKKWKVVYTDDEDDMMMVGDDPWNEFCSMVRKIFIYTTEEVKRLSPKIKLPLSGEMKLSKPDSDMVANHTEDQSSISGSDC from the exons ATGTCTTTTTCAGCTGTCTCAAGTCTTCCCCCAGGAGGACCCACTTCAG gGCCCTCTTCAGATGCATTGTATAGGGAATTATGGCATGCCTGTGCTGGACCGCTTGTCACCCTTCCTCGCCAAGATGAACGAGTATACTACTTTCCACAGGGTCACATGGAACAG CTGGAAGCATCAATGCATCAAGGATTAGAGCAACAAATGCCTTCGTTCAACCTACCATCAAAAATACTTTGTAAAGTTGTCAATGTTGTTCTTCGG GCGGAACCTGACACAGATGAAGTGTATGCTCAGATAACTCTGTTACCGGAAAGCAAT CAAAGTGAAGTAACAAGCCCAGATCCTGCCCTTCCTGAGCCTACAAGATGTAATGTCCACTCATTTTGCAAGACGCTCACTGCTTCTGACACTAGCACTCATGGTGGCTTCTCTGTTCTTAGGAGGCATGCGGATGACTGCCTTCCACCTCTG GATATGTCTCAGCAGCCACCGTGGCAAGAATTGGTTGCGAGTGACTTACATGGGAATCAGTGGCATTTTCGGCACATTTTCAGAG GTCAACCAAGGCGTCATTTACTAACAACTGGGTGGAGCGTCTTCGTTAGTTCCAAAAAACTAGTAGCTGGAGatgcttttatctttttaag AGGTGAAAATGGAGAGCTTCGTGTTGGGGTGAGAAGACTCATGAGACAGCTAAATAATATGCCATCTTCTGTTATATCCAGTCACAGCATGCATCTCGGAGTTCTAGCTACTGCTTCTCATGCTGTTTCAACTGGAACactcttttctgttttttataAGCCACG AACAAGCAGGTCTACATTTCTTGTGAGTCTAAACAAGTACCTTGAAGCTCAAAACCATAAACTCTCTGTTGGGATGAGGTTCAAGATGAGGTTTGAAGGCGAGGAGGTTCCTGAAAGAAG TTTTAGTGGAACAATTGTTGGTCTTGGAGATAATGCATCGCCTGGATGGGCTAATTCTGACTGGCGATCTCTAAAG GTGCAATGGGATGAGCCTTCATCTATTCTGCGTCCAGATAGGGTGTCTTCCTGGGAATTGGAGCCACTTGTTGCATCTAGCCCTCTAAGCTCTCTGCCTGCACAGAGGAACAAGCGTCCACGACCAGCTGTTTTGCCTTCCCCTTCCGCAGATGCAGCTGTACTCG GTGGGTGGAAACCTACGGTTGAATCTTCTGCTTTTTCATATACCGAGCCGCAGCGGGGAAGGGACCTATATTCTTCACCAAAGTTCAGTACTGCTGCTTCAAATTCACTTGGTTTTAATGGGAATAATTCTCTTGGCGCTGTGTCCAGCAACGCCTACTGGTCTAATACCAGTATGGTGGAAAATGTTATGGACACTTCATCTCATGGAGCAAAAAGAGAACCCGttgaaaagaaacagaacacTAGGAACGGATGCAGGCTCTTTGGGTTCCAGCTTCTTGGAAACTCCAATGTAGAGGAAGCTTCTCCAGTTTCAACACCAAAAATGGTGGGCGAGGATAGGCCAGTTCCACCTATAGATACAGCATTTGACCAGCATTTTGACCCATCGAACATTCACCGATCAGATATGCCTTCAGTAAGCTGTGATGCTGATAAATCATGCCTGATTTCCCCTCTAGAGTCTCAAAGCAGACAAATCCGCAGCTGCACAAAG GTTCAAATGCAAGGAATTGCTGTTGGGAGGGCCGTAGATTTAACACGGTTCAATCAATATGATGATCTACTTAGGAAACTGGAGGAGATGTTTGACATAGAGGGTGAGCTTTGTGGCTCGGTAAAGAAATGGAAGGTTGTTTACAccgatgatgaagatgatatgatgatggtTGGAGATGATCCTTGGAA CGAGTTCTGCAGCATGGTAAGGAAGATATTCATCTACACGACAGAAGAAGTGAAGAGACTGTCGCCCAAGATAAAACTCCCACTCAGTGGAGAGATGAAGCTCAGCAAGCCAGATTCTGATATGGTTGCCAACCATACGGAGGATCAATCGTCCATCAGCGGATCAGATTGCTGA
- the LOC111800282 gene encoding uncharacterized protein LOC111800282 isoform X1: MVRGNFSLLHSEFCPGVLFNCGERLEMDENGGIKLTGIRQIVRLKETLQHWQGVTINPISKAAAHENQSQNLNQNNGILSPAINKRLTNVLCCDSDEESCQSPEHPPDVPKGYLAVYVGPELRRFIIPTSYLSHSVFKVLLEKAEEEFGFDHSGGLTFPCEIETFKYLLKCMESQHKDHPDDHTPAGSSLTMEG, encoded by the exons ATGGTGAGAGGGAATTTTAGTCTCTT ACACAGCGAGTTCTGTCCTGGGGTTCTGTTCAATTGTGGTGAACGTCTAGAAATGGATGAAAACGGTGGGATCAAGTTGACTGGAATCCGCCAGATTGTGAGGCTGAAAGAGACTCTCCAACACTGGCAAGGCGTCACAATTAACCCGATATCCAAAGCCGCAGCCCATGAAAATCAAAGccaaaatctaaatcaaaataatggGATCCTTTCACCAGCAATCAACAAAAGGCTGACGAATGTTTTGTGTTGTGATTCGGATGAGGAGAGCTGCCAGAGCCCTGAACATCCACCCGACGTCCCAAAAGGGTACTTGGCTGTTTATGTTGGGCCGGAGCTTCGGAGGTTCATCATTCCCACTAGCTATCTTAGCCATTCGGTGTTCAAGGTGTTGCTGGAAAAGGCAGAGGAGGAGTTTGGATTTGATCATAGCGGCGGCCTCACATTCCCATGCGAGATCGAGACCTTCAAATACCTTCTCAAGTGCATGGAAAGCCAGCACAAGGATCATCCTGATGACCACACCCCAG CTGGGAGTTCCTTAACCATggaaggataa
- the LOC111800282 gene encoding auxin-responsive protein SAUR71-like isoform X2 — translation MDENGGIKLTGIRQIVRLKETLQHWQGVTINPISKAAAHENQSQNLNQNNGILSPAINKRLTNVLCCDSDEESCQSPEHPPDVPKGYLAVYVGPELRRFIIPTSYLSHSVFKVLLEKAEEEFGFDHSGGLTFPCEIETFKYLLKCMESQHKDHPDDHTPAGSSLTMEG, via the exons ATGGATGAAAACGGTGGGATCAAGTTGACTGGAATCCGCCAGATTGTGAGGCTGAAAGAGACTCTCCAACACTGGCAAGGCGTCACAATTAACCCGATATCCAAAGCCGCAGCCCATGAAAATCAAAGccaaaatctaaatcaaaataatggGATCCTTTCACCAGCAATCAACAAAAGGCTGACGAATGTTTTGTGTTGTGATTCGGATGAGGAGAGCTGCCAGAGCCCTGAACATCCACCCGACGTCCCAAAAGGGTACTTGGCTGTTTATGTTGGGCCGGAGCTTCGGAGGTTCATCATTCCCACTAGCTATCTTAGCCATTCGGTGTTCAAGGTGTTGCTGGAAAAGGCAGAGGAGGAGTTTGGATTTGATCATAGCGGCGGCCTCACATTCCCATGCGAGATCGAGACCTTCAAATACCTTCTCAAGTGCATGGAAAGCCAGCACAAGGATCATCCTGATGACCACACCCCAG CTGGGAGTTCCTTAACCATggaaggataa